A genomic window from Pseudomonadota bacterium includes:
- a CDS encoding RNA pyrophosphohydrolase → MRWPPRINLPYRPSVGVMLVNADDQVFVAQRIDSYRTAWQMPQGGLDPGETPEQTAIRELKEEIGTNNATFLAKSKKEYTYDLPAHLVGRCWNGRYRGQKQTWFLMRFEGDDSQINLDSHSHPEFSHWKWVDIHKLIYLVAPFKREVYRALVKEFLPVLQSQKQN, encoded by the coding sequence ATGAGATGGCCTCCACGAATTAACCTCCCCTATCGCCCCTCTGTAGGCGTTATGCTTGTAAATGCAGACGATCAAGTATTTGTGGCTCAGCGGATTGACTCATATAGAACAGCATGGCAAATGCCTCAAGGCGGTTTGGATCCGGGCGAAACACCTGAGCAAACCGCCATCCGAGAATTGAAGGAAGAAATTGGCACCAACAACGCCACCTTCTTGGCCAAATCTAAGAAAGAATACACCTACGACCTGCCTGCACACCTGGTAGGACGCTGCTGGAACGGCCGCTACCGCGGACAAAAGCAGACTTGGTTTTTAATGCGCTTTGAGGGCGATGACTCCCAGATCAATCTAGATAGCCACTCCCACCCTGAGTTTTCCCACTGGAAGTGGGTCGACATTCACAAGCTTATCTATCTTGTTGCTCCCTTTAAGCGTGAGGTATACCGCGCCCTAGTAAAAGAGTTTTTGCCTGTACTACAATCGCAAAAACAGAATTAA
- a CDS encoding divergent polysaccharide deacetylase family protein, whose translation MSRNLKAKQPRPKRSRTLLASWSIFVAVIVAFFGWTVFAPTYPDLRMSNALVLDLPEATPLEEFVFANAEELEDNVLDGGSETIWDLVTSNLVEETEMGLLPAIADDGLQPRQAYAEKADVNPKNPRIAIIVTNLGPDHILTSQAIERLPSPVTLAFSPYTAAINQSIKQARDHHHEVLLGIALESQRSPTSNLSPHTLLTYLSPEENTQRLHWILSQTGGYVGLVGLSGSQFLNNQTALEPFFRQLKDRGLLFVDSQAVATANNLAQDMQLPHLACSHVLKQTPDSTPLERQLHNLERDARRKGQAIAIVQANTSSLEVLSHWTPTLEQKGLTLIPITALLPAPEVAIIMTKRDTQE comes from the coding sequence ATGTCACGCAACTTAAAAGCAAAACAACCACGCCCGAAACGCTCTCGAACTTTATTAGCTTCGTGGAGCATATTTGTGGCTGTCATCGTGGCCTTTTTTGGCTGGACTGTTTTTGCGCCAACTTATCCTGACCTGCGAATGTCCAACGCACTGGTGTTAGACCTTCCCGAAGCCACACCGTTAGAGGAGTTTGTCTTTGCAAATGCAGAAGAGCTTGAAGACAATGTTTTAGATGGTGGTAGTGAAACCATCTGGGATTTGGTGACCTCAAACCTGGTTGAGGAAACCGAAATGGGGCTATTGCCCGCCATAGCAGATGACGGTCTACAACCCCGGCAAGCCTACGCTGAAAAAGCGGACGTTAACCCAAAAAATCCCCGAATTGCCATTATCGTAACCAATTTGGGACCTGACCATATTCTCACCAGCCAGGCAATTGAACGCCTACCCAGTCCAGTCACCTTGGCCTTTTCTCCCTACACAGCGGCTATTAATCAGTCCATAAAGCAAGCCCGCGACCATCATCACGAGGTATTGCTCGGCATTGCCCTTGAATCCCAACGGTCACCGACCAGTAATCTGAGCCCGCATACCCTGCTCACTTATCTCTCTCCTGAAGAAAACACCCAACGATTGCATTGGATCCTCAGCCAAACCGGTGGATACGTTGGACTTGTGGGCTTATCGGGCAGTCAGTTCCTAAACAATCAAACCGCCCTAGAACCTTTCTTTAGGCAACTAAAAGATCGAGGTCTGCTCTTTGTAGATAGTCAAGCCGTTGCAACGGCAAATAATCTAGCCCAAGATATGCAACTGCCACATCTTGCATGCTCACACGTGCTAAAACAAACTCCCGATTCGACCCCTTTAGAAAGGCAGCTACATAATCTTGAACGGGATGCAAGGCGCAAAGGTCAAGCAATTGCCATTGTCCAGGCCAATACATCTTCTCTGGAAGTCTTAAGCCACTGGACTCCCACTTTGGAACAAAAGGGCCTGACGCTGATTCCGATCACTGCACTGCTGCCAGCACCTGAAGTGGCAATTATTATGACCAAAAGAGACACCCAAGAATGA